From a single Anabas testudineus chromosome 5, fAnaTes1.2, whole genome shotgun sequence genomic region:
- the il10 gene encoding interleukin-10: protein MTLQSHLLCVLGLLSFLSTTWCTPMCNNQCCRFVERFPVRLRKLREDYLHIRDFYEANNDLDTALLDQSVEDSFKSPFACHAMNSLLDFYLSTVLPTAMAGVTEDNKDLKPHVESIQQIFDELKRDVTKCRNYFSCKKPFDIKNLNSSYTQMESKGLYKAMGELDLLFNYIETYLASKRQRNHVASY, encoded by the exons ATGACTCTTCAGTCTCACCTCCTGTGCGTCCTGGGTCTCTTGTCTTTCCTCAGTACTACGTGGTGCACCCCCATGTGCAACAACCAGTGCTGTCGTTTTGTGGAGCGTTTCCCTGTCAGACTCAGGAAGCTCAGAGAGGACTATTTACACATCAGAGACTTCTAT GAAGCAAACAATGACTTGGACACAGCCCTGCTAGACCAGAGTGTCGAGGACTCTTTTAAA AGCCCGTTTGCCTGCCACGCCATGAACAGCCTGCTGGACTTTTACCTGAGCACCGTCCTGCCTACAGCCATGGCCGGAGTGACGGAGGACAACAAGGACTTGAAGCCTCATGTGGAGTCCATACAGCAGATCTTTGACGAGCTCAAGCGTGATGTCACCAAATGT AGAAATTACTTCTCCTGCAAGAAACCGTTTGATATCAAGAACCTGAACTCCAGTTACACTCAG ATGGAGAGTAAAGGTCTGTATAAGGCCATGGGCGAGCTGGACCTGCTCTTTAACTACATTGAGACATACCTGGCCTCTAAACGACAGAGAAACCACGTAGCTTCCTATTGA